A DNA window from Impatiens glandulifera chromosome 7, dImpGla2.1, whole genome shotgun sequence contains the following coding sequences:
- the LOC124910686 gene encoding uncharacterized protein LOC124910686, which produces MRELMMKSRILKKALFLSSILPLIPFLLHFLDSDHYPSSLPFKLFTYSSERNYMFLFFNGILVFLIANSSAERNSKLGSDHTVEQIKKNAIFERSVVKFETEKTGEVVDCYIDKYPIEEEEEIRLLNEDDDEEEVDDSKQNGKDEIELLSVDELNIKFEDFIRKMRKQIYNGGT; this is translated from the coding sequence ATGAGAGAATTGATGATGAAATCAAGAATTCTCAAGAAAGCCCTTTTTCTCTCTTCCATCCTTCCTTTGATTCCTTTCTTACTTCACTTCTTGGACAGTGATCATTACCCTTCATCTCTTCCTTTCAAATTGTTCACTTACAGTAGTGAGAGAAACTACATGTTCCTCTTCTTCAATGGCATTCTGGTCTTTCTCATCGCTAATTCATCTGCAGAAAGGAATTCCAAGTTGGGTTCTGATCATACAGTTGAACAAATCAAGAAAAACGCCATCTTTGAAAGATCTGTTGTGAAGTTTGAAACCGAGAAAACAGGGGAGGTGGTGGATTGTTACATAGACAAGTACccaattgaagaagaagaagagataaggTTACtcaatgaagatgatgatgaagaagaagtagaTGATTCTAAGCAAAATGGAAAAGATGAAATTGAATTGTTAAGTGTAGATGagttaaacattaaatttgaagATTTTATAAGGAAGATGAGAAAGCAAATTTACAATGGTGGAACATAA